The nucleotide sequence GCACGCTCTTCATCCGGGGCGACGAAGCGGAAACCTCGTGGAAACTCTACACGCCCGTGCTCGAAGCCTGGGCTGCCGCTGGTCGTGAAGGCATGGACAGCTATCCCGTCGGCTCTTGGGGACCAGCCAGTGCCGACGCCTTGCTCGCCGCGCACAACAACGTATGGCGGAAACCCTAGGCCGAAGCTGACGCATGCCCGCAGTATTTGAACAATTGCCCGGGATCGAAGTCCCGGTTGGCGAGATCAAACAAAGCCTGGCCCGCCTCTGGCACGACGCCACTCACGGAGGCGACGCTGTGCCGGCGCCCAATGAAGTGCGCGCCATGCAGATGAACTTTGTGCTGCACTTCGGCTTCGCGACCACGCCGCCGGAAGCGCTGTCGGAATTCGACACCATCAAGGCATTTGCCCAGCGTTACCCGTGTCGAGTGGTCGTGCTGTGTCCCCTCAACGAGGACAACGCCGGCGTCGAGATGCGTGCCAAGGTTTACGGCGAGTGCTTCCTCGGGAAATCGAAAAGCGACACCCGCTGCGTTGAGTTTGTGATGCTGTGTTATCCGATGGCCTCCCGCCAGTTTTTGGAAAACCAAGTGTCCATCTGCCTTTCGACCGATCTGCCGCTCTATTATTGGGCCCACCGGTTTTCGGACAGCGGTCGCCTCGCGGATTACCAGTTCATGCTGCAACACGCGAAGCGGGTCATTTTTGACACCGCCCTCGTGCCCGCCGACGCGATGACATATCCTTGGCCCAAACCCAAAGCCATACGTGATCTCGTGCACTCGCGTTTGCTGCCGGTGCGTCAATTGCTGGGTCAATTTCTCTCCGGATTCCCCCCCGACAAACTCGTGGCCGGACTCCAACAGGTCAGGCTCTACCATCGCGCAAAATACGCGCCGGAAGCCCGGGTTCTCTGGGCCTGGTTGCGCAACCGACTCTGTGCCTGCGGGGCGGCCGATGATATCGACGGTGTGATCAAGCCCAGTGAAGCCGTCGGCATCGACGACTTCGCCGTGGAGTTTCGCTACGACAGCGCCAACTACTTCAAATGGCGGGCCGCCATCGGAAAAAATCACGCTGAGTTTGCCGCCGATTTGGGCAATGGTCGCGTGGACCTGACCACCGCGATGCACCTGCTCGATCCGCCTGCCGCCTTGGCCGAAGCAGTGTTCTTCTAGACAACTTTGATGACTGAAAAACAGACGGATTACGGCCGCTTCGTGGTCGGCGAAAAAATGGAGTTGTTTGCCGAAGCGGTGAAACTCGCCGTGGCCGCGAAAGCGGCGAGCACGAGTGATCAGTTCACTTGGGCTTTCACCGGCGGATCGACGCCGCAAGCGTGGTATACGTGGGCGGCCGAAACGGGCGCGATCCCGGCCGACGTCATGGCGACCACGCACTTCACCGTGAGTGACGAACGCTGCGTGCCGTTGTCGAGCGATGAAAACAATTTTGGCAACGCCGAGCGCAAGTTACTCGCGCCCCTCGGCGTGCCGGTCGAACACCGGCACCCGTGGCCGGTCGCGATGGATCCGGTGCCCGCCGCCGCCGCCTACCGTGAAACCATGGCGCTGATCAACGGCCCCCAGAAAGCCTACGATGTGTGCTTCCTCGGCATGGGCGACGACGCGCACACGGCTTCGTTTTTCCCGGGCAGCGCCTTGCTTGAGGACGACGGCGGGGAACTGTTCGCCGCCATCGACACGCCGCAAAAAGGCTGGCGACTGACCATCACGCCCACGGGGCTGCGCACCTGCCAACTCATCGTCGTGATGGCGCTGGGGGCGGGCAAAGCCGCCGCGCTCAAGCGTGTTTTCCAAGGCGACGATTCGCTCTTGGATGCGCCATCCAAAATCCTCGAAACCTGCGGCGATCGCGTTGTTTGGTTGGTCGACGAAGCCGCCGCGGCGGAACTCAGTTAGGCGGAGGTTTCGGTTTGCCTTCCGGCGGGGGCACTTGAATCGGAACGTCCAGAAATTGACCGATCACCAGCACCACGGACTGCGGAGGTAGCACGAGTTTCGCAACGCGCTCATCGCGGTTGCGCTCATGAAACTTCACCTCCAGCGGTTGCAGTTGTGATGCGGTCTGCAAGGCAAGCACCTGGTCCGGGGAAGGATTTTGC is from Synoicihabitans lomoniglobus and encodes:
- a CDS encoding glucose-6-phosphate dehydrogenase assembly protein OpcA, whose product is MPAVFEQLPGIEVPVGEIKQSLARLWHDATHGGDAVPAPNEVRAMQMNFVLHFGFATTPPEALSEFDTIKAFAQRYPCRVVVLCPLNEDNAGVEMRAKVYGECFLGKSKSDTRCVEFVMLCYPMASRQFLENQVSICLSTDLPLYYWAHRFSDSGRLADYQFMLQHAKRVIFDTALVPADAMTYPWPKPKAIRDLVHSRLLPVRQLLGQFLSGFPPDKLVAGLQQVRLYHRAKYAPEARVLWAWLRNRLCACGAADDIDGVIKPSEAVGIDDFAVEFRYDSANYFKWRAAIGKNHAEFAADLGNGRVDLTTAMHLLDPPAALAEAVFF
- a CDS encoding 6-phosphogluconolactonase yields the protein MTEKQTDYGRFVVGEKMELFAEAVKLAVAAKAASTSDQFTWAFTGGSTPQAWYTWAAETGAIPADVMATTHFTVSDERCVPLSSDENNFGNAERKLLAPLGVPVEHRHPWPVAMDPVPAAAAYRETMALINGPQKAYDVCFLGMGDDAHTASFFPGSALLEDDGGELFAAIDTPQKGWRLTITPTGLRTCQLIVVMALGAGKAAALKRVFQGDDSLLDAPSKILETCGDRVVWLVDEAAAAELS